In a single window of the Paroceanicella profunda genome:
- a CDS encoding chemotaxis protein CheW, with amino-acid sequence MSDFGLQLDDPQAQGSGRSKQYVTFLVGDRVYGVDIKQVREIKQWSPTTALPNQPHFTRGVLNLRGTIVPVHDLRARFSGEMTEATENHVVVIVAIREQTVGVLVDAVSDIVAVSSDEIRPVPSSAGEGDTSAISGLVNTDEVMVALLDLASLFGTPGFETL; translated from the coding sequence TTGAGCGATTTCGGCCTCCAGCTCGACGATCCGCAGGCCCAGGGCAGCGGACGCTCGAAACAGTACGTGACCTTCCTGGTGGGCGACCGGGTATACGGCGTCGACATCAAGCAGGTGCGCGAGATCAAGCAGTGGTCGCCGACCACCGCCTTGCCCAACCAGCCGCATTTCACCCGCGGCGTGCTGAACCTGCGCGGCACGATCGTGCCCGTGCATGACCTGCGCGCGCGGTTCAGCGGCGAGATGACGGAGGCGACGGAGAACCACGTGGTGGTGATCGTCGCGATCCGCGAGCAGACCGTGGGTGTGCTGGTCGATGCGGTCTCGGACATCGTCGCGGTGTCCTCCGACGAGATCCGGCCCGTGCCTTCCTCCGCCGGTGAGGGCGATACCAGCGCGATCTCGGGCCTGGTGAACACCGATGAGGTGATGGTTGCGCTGCTCGACCTCGCCTCGCTCTTCGGAACCCCGGGTTTCGAGACGCTCTGA